In the Pseudomonas sp. ADAK2 genome, one interval contains:
- a CDS encoding dTMP kinase, translating to MFVSLDGPKGTGKTTLLEAVTKVLRADNKKVIRLCESKSDPYRGETMALVNKLVRNPSRDLELEVCERFADSRHWISQHVLTKQPPDSIILIDRWYPSDAAFRRIVPFSEILQLNIDRNVQVPDLHVGVVTAPEISWARAAARGRGLSSTVMHKLEEHVACTEAFERAVADNGWVLCRNEGTIEDATMQVISEIYKVLRCPVGEACCAGLDSVR from the coding sequence CTGTTTGTTTCTCTAGATGGGCCCAAAGGAACCGGCAAAACCACACTTCTGGAAGCCGTTACGAAAGTACTGAGGGCAGACAACAAAAAGGTGATCCGGCTTTGCGAGAGTAAAAGCGATCCCTACAGGGGTGAAACAATGGCCCTCGTTAACAAACTCGTCAGAAATCCTTCCCGGGATTTGGAGTTGGAGGTTTGTGAGCGCTTTGCTGATAGCCGTCATTGGATTTCCCAGCACGTGCTCACTAAACAGCCACCGGACAGCATCATCTTGATCGATCGCTGGTACCCGTCTGATGCCGCGTTTCGCCGGATAGTCCCGTTTTCAGAGATTCTGCAGTTGAATATCGATCGAAACGTGCAAGTGCCAGACCTGCATGTCGGGGTTGTCACCGCCCCTGAAATTTCATGGGCGAGGGCCGCGGCACGAGGCCGTGGGCTGAGCAGTACCGTGATGCATAAGCTGGAAGAACATGTGGCTTGTACTGAAGCGTTCGAGCGAGCGGTTGCAGATAATGGCTGGGTTCTATGCCGTAATGAAGGAACGATCGAAGACGCAACGATGCAGGTCATTTCTGAGATCTATAAGGTCCTTCGATGCCCCGTAGGCGAAGCTTGCTGCGCCGGCCTTGATTCGGTGAGATAG